A window of Psychroflexus sp. ALD_RP9 contains these coding sequences:
- a CDS encoding RNA polymerase sigma factor, translated as MIKQQEHQFVELLETHQNIVHKICRLYTYDESSHKDLFQEITVQLWKAFPKFRGDAKFSTWMYRVALNTAITLYRKRKRRVTTTDIDQVNFKIASEVYDDTVEENLKLMYSAIKELNDIDKALVFLYLEDKNYKEISETLGITEVNARVKMNRVKTKLKRILNP; from the coding sequence GTGATTAAGCAACAAGAACATCAGTTTGTAGAGTTGTTAGAAACTCACCAAAATATCGTGCATAAAATATGCCGGCTTTACACCTATGATGAAAGTTCTCACAAGGATTTATTTCAAGAAATTACAGTTCAATTATGGAAAGCTTTTCCAAAGTTTAGAGGCGATGCCAAGTTTAGTACTTGGATGTATAGAGTAGCTTTGAATACGGCTATTACACTATATCGCAAGCGGAAAAGACGTGTTACCACGACTGATATTGACCAAGTGAATTTTAAAATCGCTTCGGAAGTTTATGATGACACGGTAGAAGAAAATTTAAAGTTGATGTACTCAGCTATAAAAGAATTAAATGATATTGATAAAGCCTTAGTGTTTTTATATCTAGAAGATAAAAACTATAAAGAAATCTCTGAAACACTTGGAATTACTGAAGTTAATGCAAGAGTGAAAATGAATCGTGTAAAAACCAAGTTAAAAAGAATTTTGAATCCCTAA
- a CDS encoding TraB/GumN family protein, producing the protein MNKMLLILVVCSSVVFNLQAQSIENALLWKVSGNGLDENSYLYGTIHLACEVKISEEVKTTFEATNQLALEINMADPAMMTTMMQNMYMADGKTLADFTTDQELKQLETFFEGKVPGMSFAMMQNIKPFFLSSMAMTSFLSCANPQGYDMYFLQQAKQADKAIIGLETLEDQLNIIDKVPYENQVDDLLLMANESLASNKKMFQDMLDFYEAKDLQGLMNFMNKQESSMNLYAEDFLDHRNKKWISVITEVAKEKSTFFAFGAAHLAGENGVVNLLRKAGFTVEAIQ; encoded by the coding sequence ATGAATAAAATGTTATTAATCTTAGTTGTATGTAGTTCAGTTGTTTTTAACCTACAAGCACAATCTATAGAAAATGCTTTATTATGGAAAGTAAGTGGTAATGGTCTTGACGAAAATTCTTACTTGTATGGAACAATTCACTTAGCTTGCGAAGTCAAAATTTCTGAAGAAGTTAAAACTACTTTTGAAGCTACCAATCAACTTGCATTAGAAATTAATATGGCAGATCCAGCTATGATGACAACTATGATGCAGAATATGTACATGGCTGATGGCAAAACACTAGCCGATTTTACAACCGATCAAGAGCTGAAGCAGTTAGAAACTTTTTTTGAAGGCAAAGTGCCAGGAATGAGTTTTGCCATGATGCAAAACATTAAACCTTTCTTTTTGAGTTCTATGGCTATGACTAGTTTTTTAAGTTGTGCCAATCCTCAAGGTTACGATATGTATTTTCTGCAACAAGCCAAACAAGCTGATAAAGCAATTATTGGATTAGAAACTCTTGAAGACCAATTAAACATAATAGACAAAGTGCCTTATGAAAATCAAGTTGATGATTTGTTACTTATGGCTAATGAAAGCTTAGCCAGTAATAAAAAAATGTTTCAAGATATGTTAGATTTTTATGAGGCTAAAGATTTGCAAGGCTTAATGAATTTTATGAACAAGCAAGAATCTTCTATGAATTTATATGCAGAAGACTTTTTAGATCATCGAAATAAAAAATGGATTTCAGTCATCACAGAAGTTGCTAAAGAAAAATCAACCTTTTTCGCTTTTGGAGCTGCTCATTTAGCAGGTGAAAATGGCGTCGTTAATTTACTTAGAAAAGCTGGATTTACAGTTGAAGCAATACAGTAA
- a CDS encoding lysophospholipid acyltransferase family protein, with protein sequence MGLFKKNPFGHYLFLKKWLIRIMGGLTHRRYRGFNDLHIEGSQVLRDLPDTNVLFISNHQTYFADVVAMYHVFNASLSGREDSIKNVGYLWNPKLNMYYVAARETMKGGLLPKVLAYAGSVSIDRTWRAAGQDVNRQVKMSDISNIGKALDDGWVVTFPQGTTKPWKPIRKGTAHIIKRYKPVVVPIVIDGFRRSFDRKGIRIKKRNILQSMVIKQPLEIDYDNESINQIVEKIEYAIEQHPSLLKVIPQEELEAIEALNEKRRYSAKN encoded by the coding sequence ATGGGTTTATTTAAAAAAAATCCGTTTGGACATTATTTATTCTTAAAAAAATGGCTCATAAGGATTATGGGCGGTTTAACGCATAGACGTTACAGAGGTTTTAATGACTTGCATATTGAAGGTTCCCAAGTACTAAGGGATTTACCAGATACAAATGTGTTGTTTATTTCTAACCATCAAACTTACTTTGCTGATGTAGTTGCTATGTATCATGTATTTAATGCTAGTTTAAGTGGCCGTGAGGATAGCATTAAAAATGTTGGTTATTTGTGGAATCCCAAATTAAATATGTATTATGTCGCTGCGCGCGAAACTATGAAAGGTGGATTATTACCAAAAGTGCTTGCTTATGCAGGTTCAGTTAGCATCGATAGGACTTGGCGTGCTGCTGGACAAGATGTTAACCGACAAGTAAAAATGAGCGATATTAGCAATATTGGTAAAGCTCTAGATGATGGTTGGGTGGTAACATTTCCGCAAGGCACTACGAAACCTTGGAAACCTATCAGAAAAGGAACAGCTCACATTATAAAACGCTACAAGCCGGTTGTAGTACCTATTGTAATCGATGGCTTTAGACGATCTTTTGATAGAAAAGGTATTCGCATCAAAAAAAGAAATATCTTACAATCAATGGTGATTAAACAGCCTTTAGAAATTGATTACGATAATGAAAGCATCAATCAAATTGTTGAAAAAATTGAATATGCTATTGAGCAGCATCCATCATTGTTAAAAGTAATTCCACAAGAAGAATTAGAAGCAATTGAAGCACTTAATGAAAAACGACGTTATAGTGCTAAAAATTAA
- a CDS encoding NUDIX hydrolase, which produces MQFSSFKNLVPKLQKNELPGLSAQIKMAPFSRRKELESINYNSLDAKESAVMALVYPDETNAMKMVFIQRKSNSGVHSNQIAFPGGKVEKEDANYLATALRETEEEIGVKTSTVKLVRPLTKLYIPPSNFIVYPFLGFLDQQPQFSLQETEVESVYSILLADCLNPINEVKAEVSASYAKKMMVNAFNFNNRIVWGATAMMLAEIKSLMLNGLANKSV; this is translated from the coding sequence ATGCAATTCTCATCGTTTAAAAATTTAGTACCAAAATTACAAAAAAATGAACTTCCTGGACTTTCTGCACAGATTAAAATGGCTCCATTTAGTAGGCGTAAAGAACTTGAAAGCATCAACTATAATAGTTTAGACGCCAAAGAATCTGCAGTTATGGCTTTGGTTTATCCTGACGAAACTAATGCCATGAAAATGGTTTTCATACAGCGAAAGTCTAATTCTGGTGTTCACTCAAATCAAATTGCCTTTCCAGGCGGAAAAGTAGAAAAAGAAGACGCCAATTATTTAGCGACAGCTTTAAGAGAAACCGAAGAAGAAATTGGCGTAAAAACTTCAACTGTTAAGCTAGTTAGACCTCTAACTAAGCTTTATATTCCACCTTCTAATTTTATTGTATACCCTTTTCTTGGCTTTCTTGATCAACAGCCACAATTTTCCCTACAAGAAACTGAAGTAGAAAGCGTTTACAGCATTTTACTAGCTGATTGTTTAAATCCTATAAATGAGGTTAAAGCTGAAGTATCGGCCTCATATGCTAAAAAAATGATGGTTAATGCTTTTAATTTTAATAATCGAATTGTTTGGGGTGCAACTGCAATGATGCTCGCCGAAATTAAATCACTTATGCTAAATGGGTTAGCAAACAAAAGTGTTTAA
- a CDS encoding peptidylprolyl isomerase produces MRIALISLISIIALGCQQDTNKSESKLNLKKETNSIIKKTTEEEVVIPSAGDADINLSKVKTITQEELMPFLQDYFKKNNQRMFVIETRFGNIKIKLYNDTPLHTANFARLVELDYFNTTFFHRVSNNFVIQGGNSDKIVTHKFRNKIGEFLIPNEYKPQHNHVYGVVSAAKFTEQNVSNASSPFEFFIVTAKNGAPHLDKKHTVFGEVVSGMDVVQEISKVEVDDSEWPRQNIGIDIKPAN; encoded by the coding sequence ATGAGAATTGCATTAATTAGTTTAATTAGCATTATTGCTTTAGGATGTCAGCAAGATACAAATAAATCTGAAAGCAAATTAAACCTTAAAAAAGAAACTAATAGCATCATTAAAAAAACAACAGAAGAAGAAGTGGTTATCCCTTCAGCTGGAGATGCTGATATTAATTTATCTAAGGTTAAAACAATTACACAAGAAGAACTCATGCCTTTTTTGCAAGATTATTTCAAGAAAAACAATCAACGTATGTTTGTTATTGAAACACGTTTTGGCAACATCAAGATTAAGCTGTATAATGATACTCCGCTTCATACCGCAAATTTTGCGCGTTTAGTTGAGCTTGATTATTTCAATACCACTTTTTTTCATCGGGTCTCAAACAACTTTGTAATTCAAGGTGGAAATAGTGATAAAATTGTGACGCATAAATTCAGAAATAAGATTGGTGAGTTTTTAATTCCTAATGAATATAAACCTCAGCATAATCATGTTTATGGTGTTGTTTCTGCTGCTAAGTTTACTGAACAAAACGTAAGTAATGCATCGTCACCATTTGAATTTTTTATTGTAACTGCAAAAAATGGTGCACCGCACTTAGATAAAAAACACACGGTTTTCGGTGAAGTTGTTAGCGGGATGGATGTTGTACAAGAAATTTCTAAAGTTGAGGTTGATGATAGTGAATGGCCAAGACAAAATATTGGTATTGATATTAAGCCTGCTAATTAA
- a CDS encoding trimeric intracellular cation channel family protein: MDYILLVDILGVITFSISGVLSSLKKRMDAFGILIIAFVTSVGGGTIRDVLIGSEVMWMQEMIYVYVILITTILAVIFRKKLAYMRKSLFLFDTLGIGLYTVVGVEKGINYGFSAEICIAIGTMSACFGGVIRDTLCNEIPVIFRKEVYATACILGGLSYFLLLELNVPKGLIFIIAGVVVILVRLAAVVFKISLPSIYKKEENIEDYW; this comes from the coding sequence ATGGATTATATCTTACTTGTTGATATTCTAGGCGTAATTACATTCTCTATATCTGGAGTTTTATCATCGCTAAAAAAACGCATGGATGCCTTTGGCATTTTAATTATAGCTTTTGTAACATCAGTTGGTGGCGGAACAATTAGAGATGTTTTAATTGGCTCTGAAGTGATGTGGATGCAGGAGATGATTTATGTTTATGTAATTTTAATCACCACAATATTAGCGGTTATTTTTAGGAAAAAACTGGCCTATATGCGGAAATCACTCTTCTTGTTTGATACTTTAGGTATTGGTTTATACACTGTTGTTGGTGTTGAAAAAGGAATAAATTATGGGTTTTCGGCTGAAATATGCATTGCAATTGGCACAATGAGTGCATGCTTTGGTGGCGTTATAAGAGATACTTTATGTAATGAAATTCCTGTTATTTTTAGAAAAGAAGTTTACGCAACCGCCTGCATTTTAGGCGGCTTGAGTTATTTTTTACTCCTTGAACTTAATGTACCGAAAGGTCTAATTTTTATCATTGCCGGAGTTGTTGTGATTTTAGTTCGTTTAGCAGCTGTTGTTTTTAAAATTTCCTTACCAAGCATCTATAAGAAAGAAGAAAATATTGAAGATTATTGGTAA
- a CDS encoding RDD family protein, with translation MDNYQIETAQNVRITQNAASVLSRGIAYLIDYLILIAYITTVVLILGGMNISPFETWASGLVITLPFLLYHLLMEVFLNGQSLGKMAMNIRVVMLDGSKPKFSAYLIRWLLRTIDLSLTGVSVAVLTVLINGKGQRLGDIAAKTTVISERRKSSLLKTMATEIPDNYSPAYPQVSIIDDAEMRQINSIFKDAKLNSKHNVILHLAKTLERKLNVKAKEKPITFIETLIKDYNYYAQK, from the coding sequence ATGGATAACTATCAAATAGAAACAGCACAAAATGTTAGAATTACACAAAACGCGGCATCAGTACTTAGCCGAGGAATTGCTTACCTTATTGATTATTTAATATTAATTGCATATATCACGACTGTGGTTTTGATTTTAGGTGGTATGAACATCTCACCTTTTGAAACTTGGGCAAGTGGTTTAGTTATAACATTACCATTTTTGTTATATCATTTATTGATGGAAGTTTTTTTAAATGGCCAAAGCCTTGGTAAAATGGCCATGAACATTCGCGTTGTAATGCTTGATGGCTCAAAACCCAAATTTTCAGCATATTTAATAAGATGGCTCTTACGTACAATTGATTTAAGTTTAACAGGCGTTTCAGTCGCGGTTTTAACTGTTTTAATTAATGGTAAAGGTCAGCGATTGGGCGATATTGCTGCAAAAACAACAGTTATTAGTGAACGTAGAAAATCTTCACTACTTAAAACAATGGCAACTGAAATTCCTGACAACTACTCGCCTGCTTACCCACAAGTGAGCATTATTGATGATGCTGAAATGCGTCAGATTAATTCTATTTTTAAAGATGCAAAGCTCAATTCTAAGCACAATGTAATTTTACATCTAGCAAAAACCTTAGAACGCAAATTAAATGTAAAAGCAAAAGAAAAACCTATAACATTTATAGAGACACTTATTAAAGATTATAACTATTACGCACAAAAATAA
- a CDS encoding stage II sporulation protein M has product MREAAFIKQNKNNWIKFESLLQNYSEIDAEVLSDLYIKLTDDLSYAQTFYKGSETHKYLNELSVAAHQKIYKNKRESRNKFYQFYFVEFPLMFYQYQKQLLFSFVVFAFFVAVGAFSAANDSDFVRLILGDAYVNQTIANIESGDPMAIYKKSNQVDMFLGITINNIRVSLTAFTLGVLLGLGTLYIVIQNAVMLGSFQFFFYEKGLLWESARTIWIHGTIEISVIILGACAGFVVGQSILMPRTYTRLQSFINGAKDGLKIVISTVPFFIIAGFLEGFVTRLTEMPDWLAILIILSSLGLIIYYYVILPIQVNKAHETKFTIQEK; this is encoded by the coding sequence ATGCGTGAGGCGGCATTCATAAAACAAAATAAGAACAATTGGATAAAATTTGAAAGCCTTCTGCAAAATTATTCTGAAATTGATGCTGAAGTTTTATCAGATTTGTACATCAAACTCACTGATGACCTTAGTTATGCCCAAACCTTTTATAAAGGTAGTGAAACTCACAAATATCTAAATGAGCTTTCAGTTGCAGCTCATCAAAAAATCTATAAAAACAAGCGTGAATCACGAAATAAATTTTATCAGTTTTATTTTGTAGAGTTCCCACTGATGTTTTATCAATACCAAAAGCAGCTTTTATTTAGCTTTGTAGTTTTTGCTTTTTTTGTTGCAGTTGGTGCATTTTCTGCAGCTAATGATAGTGATTTTGTTCGCCTAATTTTGGGTGACGCTTATGTGAACCAAACTATCGCCAATATAGAAAGTGGCGACCCAATGGCTATTTACAAAAAGTCAAATCAAGTTGATATGTTTTTAGGAATAACGATCAATAATATTAGGGTTTCGCTTACAGCTTTTACTTTAGGCGTATTGCTCGGTCTGGGAACACTTTACATTGTTATACAAAATGCTGTGATGTTAGGTTCGTTTCAATTCTTTTTTTATGAAAAAGGCTTGCTATGGGAATCGGCCAGAACAATCTGGATTCATGGTACAATTGAAATTTCAGTAATTATATTAGGTGCTTGTGCTGGATTTGTGGTTGGCCAAAGCATATTAATGCCTAGAACTTATACGCGTTTACAGTCCTTTATTAATGGTGCTAAAGATGGACTTAAAATTGTAATTAGTACAGTACCTTTTTTTATTATCGCTGGTTTTTTAGAAGGCTTTGTGACCAGACTTACTGAAATGCCTGACTGGTTGGCGATTTTAATTATTTTAAGTTCTTTGGGATTAATTATTTATTATTACGTTATTTTACCAATTCAAGTTAACAAAGCTCATGAGACAAAATTTACAATTCAAGAAAAGTAG
- a CDS encoding DUF4350 domain-containing protein — protein MPRSIKIFLAAIFGVVLVVMYLEYTAPKPLDWTPDYSRNSNLPLGTQVLFEQLNNNKEVKLKLNSRPPIESLGEDSISLNQNFIFINNYLPFSGTELDSLLNWVSSGKQAFVSTYYAQTLFDSLGLKTTNLVLNDRINYKPEYQLYNKNRATSDLSKFNKARNYYHHFKELDTLNTVVLGYMQPENSAELKQVNFVKVNYGQGEFFVHLAPEIFSNYFILDKTNSVYTSKVLNYLDFEKPLVWDAYYKTGRERISSPLYYLLTTPSLKWAYYTLLVCLVLFIIFEGKRKQKPIKVVKPLQNKSYEYVQTISGMYLDKKAHHKMALKMIDLFLAKIRQDFHLQTQDINAQFISQLAHKLDTDEEEATAFMKKIDRIKRKNQLSKSELIELEQEISKLLNHG, from the coding sequence ATGCCTAGATCAATTAAAATTTTTTTAGCAGCTATTTTTGGCGTTGTTTTGGTAGTTATGTACCTAGAGTATACAGCACCAAAACCTTTAGATTGGACGCCTGACTATTCACGTAACTCGAATTTACCTTTAGGTACTCAAGTTCTTTTTGAGCAACTCAACAACAATAAAGAAGTTAAACTTAAACTTAACAGCAGACCACCTATTGAGTCTCTTGGAGAAGACTCTATTAGTCTAAATCAAAATTTTATTTTTATAAATAATTATTTGCCTTTTTCTGGAACAGAATTAGACTCTTTGTTGAATTGGGTTAGTTCTGGAAAACAAGCCTTTGTTTCTACTTATTATGCACAAACCTTATTTGATAGTTTAGGGTTAAAAACCACCAATTTAGTTTTAAACGATCGCATTAATTATAAGCCAGAATATCAGCTTTACAATAAAAATCGTGCAACTTCAGATTTGAGTAAATTTAATAAAGCAAGAAATTATTATCATCATTTTAAAGAGTTAGATACTTTAAACACAGTTGTTCTCGGTTACATGCAGCCAGAAAATTCTGCAGAATTAAAACAAGTTAATTTTGTTAAAGTAAATTATGGTCAAGGTGAGTTTTTTGTTCATTTAGCACCAGAAATTTTCTCTAATTATTTTATACTTGATAAAACAAATTCAGTCTATACTTCAAAAGTTTTAAATTACTTAGATTTTGAAAAACCATTAGTTTGGGACGCTTATTATAAAACTGGTCGTGAGCGTATTTCAAGTCCGCTATATTATTTGCTCACAACACCAAGTTTAAAATGGGCTTACTACACCTTACTAGTTTGTTTAGTACTTTTTATCATATTTGAAGGTAAGCGCAAACAAAAACCTATAAAAGTAGTTAAGCCTTTGCAAAATAAATCTTACGAGTACGTACAAACCATTTCAGGAATGTATCTTGATAAAAAAGCTCATCATAAAATGGCTTTAAAAATGATTGATTTATTTTTAGCAAAAATCCGTCAAGATTTTCATTTACAAACTCAAGATATTAATGCTCAATTTATTTCACAATTAGCACACAAACTTGATACAGATGAAGAAGAAGCGACTGCGTTTATGAAAAAAATAGACCGTATAAAACGCAAAAATCAATTATCAAAATCAGAATTAATCGAATTAGAACAAGAGATTTCAAAGTTATTAAATCATGGATAA
- a CDS encoding AAA family ATPase, with protein MDKSQDNTSNQHLNNSDDDQLSTSQNHNQEVEANESSTDFESRIPLDQLKQSVQDIKTELQNLIVGQHDFIELLIVSLLANGHVLIEGVPGIAKTITSKLFAKTISTRFNRIQFTPDLMPSDVLGTSIYNKASQSFEFKKGPIFSNIVLIDEINRAPAKTQSALFEVMEEYQITMDGRQHNFEQPFMVIATQNPIEQEGTYALPEAQLDRFLFKIKITYPNLEEEKEVLKLHHLRKAQSAIDIIKEVLKPNDLLGYRDLINNIIFEDKLFDYIAQIINETRQHPHLSLGASPRASLAIMKVSKVFAAIQGRDFVTPDDIKQALNPVLNHRIVLTPEKEMEGLQTEDVVDMIVKSVEIPR; from the coding sequence ATGGATAAATCACAAGACAACACATCAAATCAGCACCTCAACAATAGCGATGACGATCAATTAAGTACATCACAAAACCATAATCAAGAAGTTGAAGCTAATGAATCTTCTACAGATTTTGAATCGCGAATCCCACTAGATCAGCTTAAGCAGAGTGTTCAAGATATCAAAACAGAGCTTCAAAATCTCATTGTAGGTCAGCACGATTTTATAGAGTTACTAATTGTTAGTTTACTTGCTAATGGTCATGTTTTAATCGAAGGAGTTCCAGGAATTGCCAAAACAATTACCTCTAAGTTGTTTGCTAAAACGATCAGCACTCGTTTTAACCGTATACAATTCACACCCGATTTAATGCCAAGTGATGTTTTAGGAACTTCAATTTATAATAAGGCCAGCCAATCTTTTGAATTTAAAAAAGGCCCTATTTTTTCAAACATTGTATTAATTGACGAAATTAACCGAGCACCAGCTAAAACACAGTCGGCTTTATTTGAAGTGATGGAAGAATACCAAATCACCATGGATGGCCGACAGCATAATTTCGAGCAACCTTTTATGGTAATTGCCACTCAAAACCCTATTGAACAAGAAGGAACTTATGCACTGCCAGAGGCACAATTAGACCGATTTTTATTTAAAATTAAGATAACTTACCCTAATTTAGAAGAAGAAAAAGAGGTATTAAAATTACACCATTTACGAAAAGCTCAATCAGCTATTGATATTATTAAAGAAGTTTTAAAGCCTAATGATTTACTAGGCTATCGCGATTTAATAAACAATATTATATTTGAAGATAAGTTATTTGATTATATCGCACAGATTATTAATGAAACACGTCAACATCCGCATTTAAGCTTAGGCGCTTCACCAAGAGCATCACTTGCTATAATGAAGGTTTCTAAAGTTTTTGCAGCGATTCAAGGACGTGATTTTGTAACGCCTGATGACATAAAACAAGCCTTAAATCCAGTGTTAAATCATAGAATTGTGTTAACACCAGAAAAGGAAATGGAAGGCTTACAAACCGAAGATGTTGTTGATATGATTGTGAAATCTGTAGAAATTCCGCGCTAG
- a CDS encoding DUF58 domain-containing protein — translation MISFFKSLFFGQRLFQSLIVIAALFLLSQWIQILYLPTWILLIALVFLVLTEGIALYKSTSFKAERILTEKFSNSDENPVTIKLKNSYSFNVNIEVIDEIPIQFQKRDFQRNFSLNANSSTHFSYTLTPKQRGEYHFGAVHCFISTVLKLVKRRYSFSQNQMVKVYPSYIQMQALAFLALDRQSEIGLKKVRRIGHTLEFEQIKDYVLGDDMRTINWKATAKRDQLMVNQYQDERSQPIYNIIDRSRLMKMPFKGLTLLDYAINSTLAFSNIALKKNDKVGLLSFAESIKDFTKATDKSSQLRIILNRLYNINTQFLDPDFNRLYAHVKTYISQRSLLLLYTNFEHMSSLERQLPYLRALSKKHVLVVVLFENTEITQLANSKTTNITSVYEKTIAQQFNYEKQLMRKALLANGIQSILTKPKDLSVNTINKYLEIKAKGLL, via the coding sequence GTGATTTCATTCTTTAAATCTTTATTTTTTGGACAACGTTTGTTTCAAAGCTTGATAGTAATTGCGGCCTTGTTTTTACTATCACAATGGATACAAATATTGTACTTACCAACATGGATTTTACTTATAGCACTTGTTTTTTTAGTATTAACTGAAGGTATTGCGTTATACAAATCAACTTCATTTAAGGCTGAACGTATATTAACAGAAAAGTTTTCTAATTCTGACGAAAATCCAGTTACGATAAAGCTTAAAAACTCTTATAGCTTTAACGTGAATATTGAGGTGATTGACGAAATCCCTATCCAATTTCAAAAACGTGATTTCCAGAGAAACTTCAGCCTAAACGCTAATTCAAGCACTCATTTTTCTTACACTTTAACACCAAAACAAAGAGGTGAATATCATTTTGGTGCAGTACATTGTTTTATTTCAACTGTTTTAAAATTGGTAAAACGCCGCTACAGTTTTAGTCAAAATCAAATGGTAAAGGTGTATCCTTCCTATATTCAAATGCAAGCCTTAGCCTTTTTAGCACTTGATCGCCAAAGTGAAATTGGTTTAAAAAAAGTGCGTAGAATAGGGCATACCTTAGAGTTTGAACAAATAAAAGATTATGTATTAGGTGATGATATGCGAACAATTAATTGGAAGGCCACAGCTAAACGTGACCAGTTGATGGTTAATCAATATCAAGATGAACGGTCGCAACCTATTTACAATATTATAGATCGAAGCCGATTAATGAAAATGCCTTTTAAAGGTTTAACTTTGCTTGATTATGCCATAAACTCTACTTTAGCCTTTAGTAATATCGCTCTAAAAAAGAACGATAAAGTTGGTTTGTTAAGCTTTGCTGAATCAATTAAAGATTTTACTAAAGCTACCGATAAATCTTCGCAATTACGTATTATTTTAAATCGTTTATACAATATAAATACACAATTTTTAGACCCTGATTTTAATCGCTTATATGCTCATGTAAAAACTTATATTAGCCAGCGAAGTTTATTGTTGCTTTACACTAATTTTGAGCACATGAGCAGTCTTGAACGCCAATTGCCCTATCTACGCGCTTTATCTAAAAAACACGTATTAGTAGTGGTTTTGTTTGAAAATACAGAAATTACTCAACTTGCTAATTCTAAAACAACTAACATTACCAGTGTTTATGAAAAAACTATTGCGCAACAATTTAATTATGAAAAACAATTGATGCGTAAAGCTTTATTGGCAAATGGCATACAAAGCATTTTGACAAAGCCTAAAGATTTATCGGTAAATACAATTAATAAATATCTAGAAATTAAAGCAAAAGGACTACTTTAA
- a CDS encoding non-canonical purine NTP diphosphatase, whose product MKLIFATHNSNKVSEIQAILPSGIELVSLKDLDDHDEIEETASTIEGNAKLKVEAIANKYNYPCFADDTGLEVAALNGEPGVKSARYAGETKDSQANMKKLLSNLTDKSNRKAQFKTVIAYKSTGGQALTFEGICKGEILKSARGEGGFGYDPIFQPSGYTQSFAEMTAKEKHFISHRGLAFKKFIKFLSESHKNKTL is encoded by the coding sequence ATGAAACTTATTTTTGCCACCCATAACTCAAATAAAGTTAGTGAAATTCAAGCCATCTTACCTAGCGGAATTGAACTAGTTTCACTTAAAGATCTTGATGATCATGATGAAATTGAAGAAACAGCATCTACTATTGAAGGTAATGCTAAGCTAAAGGTTGAAGCCATTGCAAATAAATACAACTACCCCTGTTTTGCTGATGATACAGGTTTAGAAGTAGCTGCTCTAAATGGCGAGCCAGGTGTAAAGTCTGCCCGATATGCAGGTGAAACCAAAGATAGTCAAGCTAATATGAAAAAGTTATTAAGCAATTTGACCGACAAATCCAATCGTAAGGCTCAATTTAAAACGGTGATTGCTTATAAATCAACAGGTGGTCAAGCATTAACTTTTGAAGGGATTTGCAAGGGTGAAATTTTAAAATCGGCTAGAGGTGAAGGCGGTTTTGGGTATGACCCTATATTTCAACCAAGTGGTTACACACAATCATTTGCCGAAATGACAGCTAAAGAAAAACACTTTATCAGTCATCGGGGATTGGCTTTTAAAAAGTTTATTAAGTTTTTAAGTGAGTCTCATAAAAACAAAACGCTTTAA